Proteins encoded by one window of Microplitis demolitor isolate Queensland-Clemson2020A chromosome 6, iyMicDemo2.1a, whole genome shotgun sequence:
- the LOC103577595 gene encoding uncharacterized protein LOC103577595 — protein sequence MLSYALPAGGKTPPGELTQGFNRLTRVQQNHGEQMMRNGLATVGAPNRVADGNKTASNNSSVKTIPTTTTTTTGTTISTSSTTMITTTLPSMRIEDETMRDNGRCHQTEITNDISPKHNGNGTTTTTTRKSTLHTSRVTKDDSLHSINSEASTVGSDRKSKIANGGKHASLKRVSFGSSKGSMVETLVYETPVQEEPEMNNFLEHNGRVPIAPFPDTDEGREKVRVAFLGPQPHPATPGVLLLEPLIPTTGHFSEIMSSGTAELLTTHTEHTSPAYHAQISTDSGWDNPFRPDGDLSREADEIVELIKGGKPITPTPGQTAPPLPGCDGKAIDEHDSSTSPLLNTSTTERTNQGNGNLHGNVNSNVNKQPVSEKVGSTTSTATVEVSRVTAQGPGDASQVEHVTLKKKPKCKCCVLQ from the exons ATGCTATCGTATGCACTGCCTGCGGGGGGCAAGACTCCACCAGGAGAATTAACACAAGGTTTCAATCGTCTGACAAGAGTTCAACAGAATCATGGCGAGCAGATGATGCGGAACGGATTGGCGACAGTTGGGGCACCGAACCGAGTAGCCGATGGCAATAAAACAGCATCAAATAATAGTAGCGTTAAGACGATACCGACGACTACGACTACAACTACGGGAACTACGATATCTACATCATCAACGACAATGATCACAACAACATTACCCTCAATGAGGATTGAGGATGAAACAATGCGAGATAATGGTCGATGTCATCAAACAGAAATTACAAATGACATCAGTCCAAAGCATAATGGAAATGGTACAACAACAACGACGACGAGAAAGTCAACGCTTCATACTTCCAGAGTTACCAAAGACGATAGTCTTCATAGTATTAATAGTGAAGCTAGTACTGTTGGAAGTGACCGGAAATCCAAGATTGCTAATGGCGGCAAGCACGCAAGTCTCAAAAg gGTGTCTTTTGGATCGAGTAAAGGCTCAATGGTCGAAACGTTAGTTTACGAAACTCCAGTCCAAGAAGAGCCTGagatgaataattttcttgaacaTAACGGCCGAGTTCCGATTGCTCCATTTCCTGATACAGA TGAAGGCAGAGAAAAAGTTCGGGTCGCGTTTCTGGGACCTCAACCTCATCCTGCAACGCCTGGTGTCCTTCTGCTCGAACCCTTGATACCTACAACAGGTCATTTTTCTGAAATAATGTCCTCCGGTACTGCAGAACTTCTTACCACTCATACAGAGCATACATCTCCAGCGTACCATGCTCAAatcag TACGGATAGTGGATGGGACAATCCATTTAGGCCAGACGGAGATTTATCCCGAGAAGCAGACGAGATAGTAGAACTGATAAAAGGCGGAAAACCTATAACTCCAACACCAGGTCAAACTGCACCCCCATTACCAGGATGTGATGGTAAAGCAATTGATGAGCATGATTCAAGTACCAGTCCATTGCTGAACACATCAACAACCGAACGGACGAATCAGGGGAATGGGAACCTCCATGGGAACGTGAATTCCAACGTCAATAAGCAGCCCGTTAGCGAGAAG gtCGGTTCAACAACGAGCACGGCGACCGTGGAGGTCAGCAGAGTGACAGCACAGGGTCCTGGAGATGCGTCTCAAGTTGAGCACGTGACTCTCAAGAAAAAGCCCAAGTGCAAATGTTGCGTTCTTCAGTAA